The following coding sequences are from one Triticum aestivum cultivar Chinese Spring chromosome 5A, IWGSC CS RefSeq v2.1, whole genome shotgun sequence window:
- the LOC123102286 gene encoding 11-beta-hydroxysteroid dehydrogenase A, producing the protein MARQALTNGFLGGFMYVGLALVLLAYLPVAFLCRLVYRLLIRPFAAGEDLRGKVVLITGASSGIGEHLAYEYARKGACVALVARTEIALRAVAKTARELGAPDTLVVPADITDVDEAKRAVEETLAHFGKLNHLVANAGVWSSCFFEEITNVSAFQNVMDLNFWGAVYPTYFALPYLKASRGNIVVTASVAGRVPVARMSFYNASKAAVIRFYETLRAELGPHVRVTILMPGYVVSNLTMGKGVQKDGNVGFDEDARDINVGPLPVGRTETLAEVVVASVRRGDSYVTWPGWYWPFHMVMCAAPELVDCFSRAFYVSKSSDKDGDALSKKILMAVGGDKFYPKNIRSSQPQ; encoded by the exons ATGGCGAGGCAAGCCCTGACGAACGGGTTCCTCGGCGGCTTCATGTACGTGGGGCTGGCGCTGGTGCTCCTCGCATACCTCCCCGTCGCCTTCCTCTGCCGCCTCGTCTACAGGCTGCTGATCAGGCCCTTCGCCGCCGGCGAGGACCTCCGCGGCAAGGTCGTGCTCATCACCGGCGCCTCCTCCGGCATCGGCGAG CACCTGGCGTACGAGTACGCGAGGAAAGGCGCGTGCGTGGCGCTGGTGGCCCGGACGGAGATCGCGCTGCGCGCCGTGGCCAAGACGGCGCGGGAGCTGGGCGCGCCGGACACGCTGGTGGTGCCGGCGGACATCACCGACGTGGACGAGGCCAAGCGGGCCGTCGAGGAGACCCTCGCCCACTTCGGCAAAT TGAATCACCTGGTGGCCAACGCGGGCGTGTGGTCCAGCTGCTTCTTCGAGGAGATCACCAACGTGTCCGCCTTCCAGAACGTCATG GATCTCAACTTCTGGGGCGCGGTGTACCCGACCTACTTCGCGCTGCCCTACCTGAAGGCCAGCCGCGGCAACATCGTGGTCACCGCCTCCGTGGCCGGCAGGGTCCCCGTGGCGCGGATGAGCTTCTACAAC GCGAGCAAGGCCGCGGTGATCCGGTTCTACGAGACGCTGCGGGCGGAGCTGGGGCCGCACGTCCGCGTCACCATCCTCATGCCGGGCTACGTCGTCTCCAACCTCACCATGGGCAAGGGCGTGCAGAAGGACGGCAACGTCGGCTTCGACGAGGACGCCCGCGAC ATAAACGTCGGGCCGCTGCCGGTGGGGAGGACGGAGACgctggcggaggtggtggtggcgagCGTGCGGCGGGGCGACAGCTACGTGACGTGGCCCGGGTGGTACTGGCCGTTCCACATGGTGATGTGCGCCGCGCCGGAGCTCGTCGACTGCTTCTCCAGGGCCTTCTACGTCTCCAAGTCCAGCGACAAGGACGGCGACGCGCTCAGCAAGAAGATCCTCATGGCCGTCGGCGGCGACAAGTTCTACCCCAAGAACATCCGCTCCTCCCAGCCCCAATAA